The Vampirovibrionales bacterium genome has a segment encoding these proteins:
- a CDS encoding phage tail tape measure protein, translated as MADLQSVVELIFRGTDEVTQTANKVGKSLQDLNNSVGDITEPFAKLSDKLAIVQAAFIAVAGVIGGLAYNESVKFQSSLLDLQKQLDDSEGKARQFADAINEVALKYGQNANQVATATADFKAAGFSISDSLTLVQSALDLSIAGGVNFDQAVKIINGSLAGFQVANEDAISVSKRFSDVINKTADLTKSSFTELAQGFSDLSPVAKLAGLSFEDTAALLSKVIDVFGSGSEAANALGSSFVNLRNPTEAMAAQMIDLGVKFDSAGKPIGTIKELLDTIVPNFIKLTNEQQSSAAATLFGKEQYDKMIPVLTAWNDTMKLSAQITKEAGGSIDKEVNLRLQSAQQIIASTNESFRQLLTSLGDKFEVNTTGVISSLGALAIEFKKTIEAGSLDPLFELLNPQLAELENIFRTVARNLPDALSQVDFQPLVNSLKALGEQGKAAFEALFGDIDISTPDKLAESIQRVVDAISGIVRITAGELGGLKPFLEGINKLATAFKDATPEAQGFIGTIIGFGSGLNTATGFLDTALLSFIAFGSKVTPALAALKAEALLAAAAITGPAGIAVALGVAAGAIAQFLIPADKLADWSWPDWLAGYEGASAGTAAADIADGFVALKNRVDEWIGTSKELENNAPSTIKVTSFDGAISEIARYEQSIRDADKEYTDLVNFLAKPVPVSSWDGILAQLNKIDEKTKDANDSTKKYIGTLEGLPELKLPDNVKVEQYRTNIEGVVAANGALVTSYSSIDGKTVKATGAFAAVSTAAEDNAKKVEKATKEADSFRIKMEEIASNERIKNIEAFVTLNVANLEAQTKQVEAAFSSINETISGTGDLLGSLFGSLGSADTYTKLQITEQIDLENKRREAALELQKQLTKATIEKIQAETRRIERGDALITVEAAGLEPHLEAIWFQIMKYIRVRVNSDAEQFLLGSV; from the coding sequence ATGGCTGACCTGCAAAGCGTTGTCGAGCTTATTTTTCGTGGGACTGATGAGGTCACTCAGACCGCAAATAAGGTCGGGAAGAGCTTACAAGACCTAAATAACTCTGTTGGAGATATTACAGAGCCATTCGCAAAGCTATCCGATAAGCTGGCTATTGTTCAGGCGGCGTTTATTGCGGTTGCCGGCGTTATTGGCGGACTCGCTTATAACGAATCCGTTAAGTTTCAGTCATCACTGCTTGATCTTCAAAAACAACTAGATGATAGCGAGGGAAAAGCAAGACAGTTCGCGGACGCAATTAACGAAGTTGCGCTCAAATATGGGCAGAACGCCAATCAAGTCGCAACGGCCACCGCTGATTTTAAAGCGGCTGGATTTTCAATCAGCGATAGCTTAACTCTTGTCCAATCAGCACTTGATTTGTCTATTGCTGGCGGAGTGAATTTCGATCAAGCCGTTAAAATCATCAATGGCTCTCTCGCTGGATTCCAGGTTGCCAACGAAGATGCAATTAGCGTATCAAAACGATTCTCAGATGTTATCAATAAAACGGCTGACCTTACCAAGTCTTCCTTTACTGAATTAGCACAAGGCTTCTCTGATCTGTCGCCGGTTGCTAAATTGGCCGGATTATCGTTTGAAGATACCGCCGCGCTACTTTCAAAAGTTATCGACGTTTTTGGTAGTGGGTCAGAAGCGGCAAACGCGCTAGGCTCGTCATTCGTTAATTTGCGCAATCCTACTGAAGCCATGGCGGCGCAAATGATTGATCTTGGCGTTAAGTTTGATTCCGCCGGGAAACCCATAGGAACTATTAAAGAGCTTCTCGATACGATTGTTCCAAACTTTATTAAACTCACTAACGAGCAACAATCATCGGCAGCGGCAACGCTCTTTGGTAAAGAGCAATACGATAAGATGATTCCAGTCTTAACTGCCTGGAATGACACCATGAAATTATCCGCCCAAATCACGAAAGAGGCGGGAGGGAGTATCGATAAGGAGGTAAATCTACGATTACAGTCTGCACAACAAATCATTGCGTCAACCAATGAGTCTTTCCGCCAATTACTGACCAGTCTTGGCGATAAGTTTGAAGTTAATACGACCGGCGTTATTTCATCGCTTGGCGCTCTTGCGATTGAATTCAAAAAGACCATCGAAGCGGGTTCTCTTGATCCGTTGTTTGAGTTATTGAATCCGCAACTGGCTGAGCTTGAAAATATCTTTCGGACTGTTGCAAGAAATCTTCCTGATGCTCTATCACAAGTTGATTTTCAGCCGCTTGTTAATTCTTTAAAAGCACTTGGCGAGCAAGGCAAGGCTGCGTTTGAAGCCTTGTTTGGCGATATTGACATTAGCACACCAGACAAACTAGCCGAGTCTATCCAGCGGGTTGTTGACGCAATATCAGGAATTGTTAGAATAACCGCTGGAGAACTAGGCGGGTTAAAACCATTTCTGGAAGGAATTAATAAACTAGCCACGGCATTTAAGGATGCAACGCCGGAAGCGCAAGGATTTATCGGGACCATTATCGGTTTTGGGTCTGGACTGAATACCGCAACAGGATTTTTAGATACCGCGCTTTTGTCGTTTATCGCATTCGGAAGCAAGGTCACACCAGCACTAGCGGCGCTCAAAGCGGAGGCGTTGCTAGCAGCGGCGGCTATCACAGGTCCAGCCGGTATAGCGGTTGCGCTTGGCGTTGCGGCGGGCGCTATTGCGCAATTCCTGATTCCTGCCGATAAGCTGGCGGATTGGTCATGGCCGGATTGGCTAGCCGGGTATGAGGGCGCGTCAGCCGGAACCGCCGCTGCCGACATTGCCGATGGGTTTGTTGCGCTAAAAAATCGGGTAGACGAATGGATTGGAACATCTAAAGAGCTTGAGAATAATGCCCCATCAACCATAAAAGTAACCAGTTTTGACGGCGCTATATCGGAAATCGCGCGATATGAACAAAGCATAAGAGACGCCGATAAAGAATATACCGATCTTGTTAACTTCCTCGCAAAGCCGGTCCCGGTTAGTTCATGGGATGGCATACTAGCGCAACTCAACAAGATTGACGAAAAGACAAAAGACGCCAATGATTCGACAAAAAAATATATCGGCACACTGGAAGGATTGCCGGAATTAAAACTGCCTGATAACGTCAAGGTAGAACAATATCGCACGAATATTGAAGGCGTCGTCGCCGCAAATGGCGCGCTAGTCACTTCGTACAGTAGTATTGACGGTAAGACCGTAAAAGCCACTGGCGCTTTTGCCGCCGTCTCTACCGCCGCAGAAGATAATGCGAAGAAAGTAGAAAAGGCGACGAAAGAAGCCGATAGCTTCCGCATTAAAATGGAGGAAATAGCCAGTAACGAAAGAATCAAGAACATCGAGGCGTTTGTTACTCTGAATGTAGCTAACCTGGAAGCGCAAACTAAGCAAGTCGAAGCCGCGTTTTCGAGCATTAATGAAACGATTAGCGGGACCGGCGACTTGTTAGGTTCGCTATTCGGATCATTAGGCAGTGCCGATACATACACAAAGCTGCAAATAACAGAACAAATCGATCTTGAGAACAAGCGACGCGAAGCAGCGCTTGAACTGCAAAAGCAACTCACGAAAGCCACGATTGAAAAGATTCAAGCAGAGACTCGGAGAATAGAACGAGGCGACGCGCTGATTACTGTCGAAGCCGCCGGCTTGGAACCTCACCTAGAAGCAATCTGGTTCCAGATTATGAAATACATTCGTGTTCGCGTTAATTCTGATGCCGAACAATTCCTGTTGGGGTCAGTATGA
- a CDS encoding DUF2190 family protein: MAQSLSEGEVFNYTTSGAVANGQLLVINRMVGVALNSATGAGQKIAIALEGVFPLAAVATGAKTNGNRVFYRTTGSQLKAAFASGVATGGKHTIGTVWETATAASTTCKVRLIGGPMGVLA; encoded by the coding sequence ATGGCTCAAAGTCTTTCTGAAGGCGAAGTTTTCAACTACACGACGAGCGGCGCTGTCGCTAATGGCCAGTTGCTAGTTATCAATCGCATGGTTGGGGTTGCGCTGAATTCAGCCACCGGTGCAGGCCAGAAAATCGCGATTGCGCTGGAAGGTGTATTTCCGCTGGCTGCTGTTGCGACTGGCGCAAAGACGAATGGAAATCGCGTGTTCTATCGCACTACCGGCTCGCAGCTTAAAGCCGCGTTCGCTTCTGGTGTTGCCACTGGCGGAAAGCATACCATCGGCACGGTTTGGGAAACCGCTACCGCCGCATCCACGACTTGCAAAGTCAGGCTGATCGGCGGTCCTATGGGAGTGCTGGCGTGA
- a CDS encoding HK97 family phage prohead protease, which yields MSTRDLSALQDGRFERFATLDLREANLESRTVPASLSSESPVDRFFGREILVHDSDAVDLSRAGDGLPLLWNHNTDEPIGVVERIKIKDGKLRGVLRFSNNKKAIEVFNDVRDGFLKNISIGYQVNKFEEQANSNDIRVTGWTLLESSVVTVPADASVGINRSLSGVNAMADETQTPAVEVGTTDNHGAGTDPVVPIRQIDAIRAKAVLDERNRLKEIDGIFANPIVPRDSVYDGIRAQALNEGWSADQTRKIVMETLGGEAEPASNQGTVPDGVQVFGVASRAQPAASPAYQPRPLGAGVRMGEDQTEKFRNGFTEAMLVKAGVLTDRKSIDGARAGGFVGKRLIVLAGDYCRMHGINTQAMDDDAVAFRALTYRAAGQTTSDFTNILANVANKSLLKGWEEAPETWQTWTRRGTLPDFKTAEISGLSGFTGLDEVPEDGDITYGKFTDRKETIKLVSYAKKYRITRKLIINDDLRALSAIPRAMGLAGNRKVGDITYALLNGTGPTLNQDSTALFDTSSHKNYVAASTAPTVATLNTAAVAMAKQTDPNTSAVLNIQPRFLMVPKALEHTARVLMAATYDPAGTGATLPPNPFSGRYEVITDARLDGQTYGTAAWYLLADPNIFDTFEVAFLNGMAEPYMRENEEWDGQGTSYLVGVDFGVSALDFRAVHKYRGN from the coding sequence ATGAGTACAAGAGACCTAAGCGCGTTGCAAGATGGCCGCTTTGAGCGGTTTGCAACGCTAGATTTGCGGGAAGCCAATCTCGAAAGCCGAACCGTTCCCGCGTCGCTATCCAGCGAATCGCCAGTTGATCGATTCTTTGGCCGAGAGATTCTTGTTCACGATTCAGACGCCGTTGATTTGAGTCGGGCCGGCGATGGATTGCCGCTGCTATGGAATCACAATACCGATGAGCCAATCGGCGTGGTGGAGCGAATTAAAATCAAGGATGGAAAATTGCGTGGCGTCTTGCGGTTTTCAAATAACAAGAAAGCCATTGAAGTATTTAATGATGTGCGTGACGGGTTTTTAAAGAATATCTCTATTGGCTATCAAGTCAACAAATTTGAAGAACAAGCAAATAGTAACGACATCCGCGTGACTGGATGGACGCTACTTGAATCAAGTGTCGTAACGGTGCCGGCGGACGCATCCGTTGGAATTAATCGGTCTTTAAGTGGAGTTAATGCAATGGCTGATGAAACTCAAACGCCGGCTGTCGAAGTCGGGACTACTGATAATCATGGCGCTGGCACTGATCCGGTTGTGCCGATTCGTCAAATCGATGCCATACGCGCTAAAGCAGTTCTGGATGAGCGCAATCGACTGAAAGAAATCGATGGCATCTTTGCTAATCCAATTGTCCCCCGTGATTCGGTGTATGACGGCATTCGAGCGCAAGCGCTGAATGAAGGATGGAGCGCCGATCAAACTCGCAAGATTGTGATGGAGACGCTGGGCGGCGAAGCGGAACCGGCTTCCAACCAAGGAACCGTGCCTGATGGCGTGCAAGTTTTTGGCGTTGCCAGTCGCGCTCAACCCGCCGCCTCCCCTGCTTATCAGCCGCGACCGTTGGGTGCTGGTGTCCGCATGGGCGAAGATCAGACTGAGAAATTCCGCAACGGATTTACCGAAGCGATGCTTGTGAAAGCCGGCGTCCTGACCGACCGCAAGTCGATTGACGGCGCGCGGGCTGGTGGATTCGTGGGCAAGCGGTTGATCGTGCTCGCTGGCGATTATTGCCGGATGCACGGCATCAACACACAAGCGATGGACGATGACGCCGTAGCCTTTCGCGCGTTGACGTATCGCGCTGCTGGGCAAACCACGTCCGACTTCACCAATATCCTTGCTAATGTCGCTAACAAGTCGCTGCTGAAAGGGTGGGAAGAGGCTCCCGAAACGTGGCAGACCTGGACGCGGCGCGGCACCTTGCCGGATTTCAAGACCGCAGAGATTAGCGGCCTTTCCGGCTTCACCGGCTTGGATGAAGTCCCGGAAGATGGAGACATCACTTACGGCAAGTTCACGGATCGTAAGGAAACGATCAAGCTGGTGAGCTATGCGAAGAAATACCGCATCACTCGCAAGCTGATCATCAACGACGATCTGCGTGCCCTGTCGGCTATTCCCCGCGCAATGGGCCTGGCCGGCAATCGGAAGGTTGGCGACATCACTTATGCGCTGCTGAATGGCACCGGTCCGACTCTGAATCAGGACTCTACGGCGCTTTTCGACACGTCAAGCCATAAGAACTATGTGGCTGCATCCACCGCTCCCACTGTCGCGACGCTGAATACCGCTGCCGTGGCCATGGCTAAGCAGACCGACCCGAACACTAGCGCGGTGCTGAATATCCAGCCACGGTTCCTGATGGTCCCGAAGGCGCTTGAGCACACCGCGCGCGTGCTCATGGCCGCGACTTACGACCCGGCTGGCACTGGGGCAACCTTGCCGCCAAATCCGTTCAGCGGTCGCTACGAGGTCATCACGGATGCCCGGCTCGATGGACAGACTTACGGCACCGCAGCGTGGTATCTGCTGGCTGATCCGAACATCTTCGACACGTTTGAGGTCGCTTTCCTGAATGGCATGGCCGAACCGTACATGCGGGAAAACGAAGAGTGGGATGGTCAAGGCACTAGCTATTTGGTGGGCGTTGACTTCGGCGTGTCCGCGCTCGATTTCCGCGCTGTTCACAAGTATCGCGGCAACTAA